The following is a genomic window from Halococcus sediminicola.
CGCCACTCACGGAGTCTTTCAGGCGGCTGGCGATCCCATCCGATTCCTGGCCGTCATCCGATTCGCTGGCGTCCGATTCGTCGGTGTTTTCGTTCGCCGAATGAGCGCTGTCGGCACCGTCGCCGGGCATGGTATCAACGTCGGAAACGTCGGTCGTGACCGTCCGACCGTCGGCAAGCTCGGTTTCGGTCTGCTCTTCGTTACTCTCGATCGGCATTGCCCACGACCACTCGGTGACATCGCGGCCCGTACGATCGGTGTAGCCATCGAGATAGGCCAGCGGGTCCGAACCGTGCTCGGTCGGATCGTACTGGTTCATCGCGAACTCTCGGGGATTGAGCTTGTCCGAGAAGTTCACGTCCATCCGATAGCTGCCCTTCTTCTGCGTTTGCAGGAGCGCCTGAGCGGTCGGATCGCCAGTTGAAGCGTCATCGATATACTGTTGTTCGGCCTTGCTCATGTCGAATTCACCTGCCCAGTCCTCATCCATCTCTTCGAGGTAGTGCCAGATTTTCACCGACATGAGGTTCGTCAGCGTGCTCGCGCTCTCGGTCAACTGCTGGCCGCTGCCGTCGTCGCTCTCAGTGAAGAACTCCTCGACGCTTTGGGTGGCCGTAATCATCGAGAGATCGGAGTGCCGAGAGTGACGGTAGCCCTGTTTCAGCGTCTCCAGTGACGACGAGTTGTGCAGCATATAGTGAAACTCGTCCATCGCGAGCGCCATTGGCTCGTCACTCTTTTTGGCTAGTTCGAGGACCGCCGTGACCAGCGGCCCCATCATCAGGCCAGCGGTGGTCTCGCTCTCGTAGTTCTGTAAATCGAGATACAGCACGTCGATCTCCTGCAGATCGGGGATGCTCGTCTCTTGGGAGAGGTGGGCGAACTCGCCGTCCTCTTTCAGCGCGCCGATGTCGTTCTGGTAGATGTCGTTGGCGGTCTTTTGGAGTTCGTCTTTCGAGAGGTCAACGTCATCGAGTTCGTCTTCGACGTGTTTATCGGGGTTGCGAATCATCTCCAAGAAGATCGGGAACACGTCGTCGGCGAACGTTGGACTATCGAGGTGGTGGGTGTCGGGATTGCTGGTGATGCCGCGCTCGCGATACGCCTTCTGAATGGCCTTGCGCCACGTCCCTTGCTTGTCCTCGAAAGGGATTTGCTGGTAATCGTAGAAGCTCCGAACGAAATCCATCGCTCGACGAATCGCGTTGCGATAGGGCGCTTCTTCGCCGATCTCTGCAAGCTTCTCAGCCGATGTTTCCTCGATCTGGAGCGGGTTGATCCCGGTATCGGAGCCGATCACCACACGGTCGCCGTCGAACAACCATGTGAACCCGGCGAACTCCTGTTTCGGGTCGATAATCACGACCGGCATATCGGGATTGCTCATTTTCAGTCGGGAGAGTAGCCGCGTAACCGTCGTCGTCTTTCCGCTGCCGATAGTGCCCCATACGCCGACGTTGAAGCCTGTTTCCCGATTCTGAAGATCGAGCACGATGGGGTCGCCCGTGTCTTCGTTGATGCCGAGTTCGATTCCGCCGGGTTCGATGAGATTCCGCGCAGTCCAGGGAATGAGCCGTGAGAGACCGTCACCGGTCATTTTCGTTTTGCCGCCCATGAAGTCCTTACAGGCGGGCGCGGCGGTCTGATAGCCGAGCTTGGAGTGATATTTCAGCGGCTTCGCGTCGGCCGAAACGTCCTGCATCCGTGAGCGGATCTGCTTGATCGCCGTATCGAGCGTGTCCGGGTCGGGCGCTCGTACTTCGATATAAGTGTGGGAGGTGTAGAGGCCGTATTCCGACGCAGATACCGTGTTCTGGGTACGCTTCACGTCGGCGTACTCCTCGGCGGCTTCCTCGACGAAGTAATCGGGAATCCACTTGTTTTTCGCGAGATTCTTAACCCTCCCTTTGATCGAGTCGGCCGCCCCGGCGAGGTTCCGGTCGGCTTCGCGCTCGTCCTCCCCGGTGAGATGCGTCGAAAGCGTCACATCAACTTTCGGCATCGAGAACGACACGACACGATCAAAGAACCCGTGAGCGGGGATCGCCGGCCAATCACGTATTTCGAGCGTCTGGGTGTAGTATTCGCCGTCGATCTCGCCGTACTCGCCTTGCACTTCGTCGCCGTCGGTGTGGCGCTTGTAGCTATCGGGCGCGAGAGCGGTTTTGTACCGCCACGAGAGTTCGTCGTCATCGGCTGCGAGACCCACGAGCACGTTTTCGTTCAATTCGTCCGCTGGCTGGTCGTCGGTGTTGGCTGCATCACTCATTGTGAATTACCTCGCTGGTCGCTGTCGGTCGTCTGTTCGGGCTGTTCGCCTCGGCTGGCCCCGCCGTCGGTGGCGTGGACGCTCGTCGGCGATGTGGACGCCGTCGGGGGTGACCCAGCACGATCGCGGCTAGTGATGTGCTGATAGTCCACGTCGTGCTCGGGGTCGCCAGCTTCCTCGCTGCCCGGAACTGGCGAGCCACGAATCGTCTGCGTGAACTCCTCGTGTGCGCGGACGTTCGTTCCCCGATAGTAATCAGCGACAATCTCGCTGAACTCCTCGGACGGCAGAACGTTGGGCGTCAGACCGTCGATCCGACGTAGCTCCCGTTCGAGATCGTCGGCGCGGCGTTCGAGCTTGTTGATGAGGGTCGCCGTGTGTTCATCGGAGTCGGACTGTTTGTAGAGACGATATTTCTCGACGAACCACCGGAAACCGGGTACACTGCCGAGACCGCCGGCTTGCGAGGAACGGTCGATCACGGCCTCACTGGGATCAACGCTGACGATGATGTAGTGCTCGCGAATGCGCTTGGTATCCTCGTAGAGGTTGATCCCGGCCGCGCGCTCGCTAGCGATGTCGGCAAGGATCTGCCGGCGAATCGCGTCGATAGCCGCTTCCTCGCCTTCGGCGCTCACAAGCCGGTCTGCCTGCGACTGGTACTCGCGGGCGCGGTCTTTCCACTCCGAGCGTCGGCGCTCGAAGTTCGCCACGCGCGTCGGGGAAAACCACTCGGCGTCGTAATTCACCGTTCCCTCAAGCGCGTTGGCGACAGCTCTCTCAGCCTTCTCTTTGACATCGGTGGACTCCAGACGGAGCGGGATGGCACGCACGCGAATGCCGGCGATGAGTCCGCCGTCGTCACGCTCGATGGCGTACTCACCTCGGTAGGGCTTCTTGTGCGCGACGAGTTCCTGCGTCGGGTGATAGTCGCCCGCACCGATGATCGGCCAGTCACGAACGAGCGGCAAGCGTGCAAAGCGGCCGAACAGTGAGTCGTTTTTCGGCTGTTCAAGTCGGCTTTTCTCGGGTGCTGAGTCGTGAATCATCTCTTGTTGGTGAGCGTGTCTGGAAACGATCGCCTCGAAGTAATCGCGGGCGGACATATCGCCCGGCGATGCCACGGTGGCAAGAACACCGAGACCGGCGAGAACGGCCGTCGCGATGAATCCGTACAGTTGGCTCTGGCCGGTCAGAAGGCTTGACGACACCCGGAACATGACCATCGCTGGGATGAGCATGAAGAACAGCCAGACCTTCGAATATCCCCAGAGCGTGGGGTCTTCCGAGTAATCAGCGAGGATCTTACGCTCGCTGTCGTCCTCGCTGACGGTCTCGTGAATGTCGTTGATGAGTTGGCGTGGATTCTGTTTCATTGGTTAGCGAGTTTCTCGTCCATCGTCATTCGCTGAGGATGGTCTTCGAAGTACGATTCTTTCATCGCCGAGGGGTTCATCGGATCCTGAGTCCTCGATCGCTCTAGATCGCGCACCCGTCCGGCGGTCGTTGTCGAACCACCTGCCGGGCCCATGCTCTCGATTTGTTCGTCGGACAGTTCGCCGTCGCTTGGAATGCCGGTCGTCCCGCCGTCGGTGCTGACTTCGACGGCCTGCTCGGTACGGACGCCGGGGCTAGTATCGCCGGTCGCAGTGCCGCTACTGGCCGAACCGTCGCCGCTCCATCCGAGCTTGTCTCTGGCCGCGCTAGCGCGGTTGGCGGCTCCGGCAGCGGCGGATTTCCCCGCGCGGCCCACCTTGCCCGGAACTTGCAGGAACGTGTACGTCGTGATGCCGGGGATGCTCACCGCGAAGAGGAACAGCGCAACCAGGACGAGCATCGAGACAACACCACTGCTCGTGGTGAAACTGACGACGGCAGCGGCTTTCAGCAGGATCGCCATCGGAATGACCATCGTGAGGACGTTGACGTACTGCCAGATGACGACGCTCGCGAAGCCCTTGAGTCGCTGCCACGGCGAGACGTACAGCAGCAGTAGCAGCACCGGGAACACGTACGGAAAGAAATACTGGAGTGCGACCCGGCGCAGACCGAGTTCGACGCCGAGACTGAAGACGCTCATCAGTATCCCACCCGCTCCGACGAAGTACGCGCCGATGGCCCCGGCGCTCAATTTGGTGACATTGCCAGCCAGCGCCTCCATCGCCTGCTCAGAGGGCCGTAACCAGACGGTGATGTCGTTGACTGTTCCGTGCATGAGCGTAATAACCGCCCATGACGAGACGTACAACAGCAGGAACGCGACGAATTTGAGCATGAGATTTTTCGCCTGAAAGCGCGAGATGAGTGGGTTGACCATCAACGAGATACCCATGAAGATTACCAGCGTTCCCAGCAGGTAGTTCAACACCGGATAGAGCTTGTCTTTGAGCAGCTGGTTATAGAGCGGCTTGAACGGCTTATCGGTCGGCTCGCCGAGAACGTTGTGCCAGCCATCGTTTTGCGGCACTGAGGTCGTGAACGCGAGGTCATAAACCTCGCCGAGAATAGCCTCGGCACCCTTCCGCATCTCGTTGGCAAACGCTTCCATTTTCTGACCGAGCAAACCCGGAATGTCGATGTCGATGTCGGGGAGAGGATCTTGCTTCTCACGTTCACCGACGTATTCCATGACGACCTGACGGCGCTGTTTTTTCTGCTGGCTGTTGGCAGCCCCGCCCGCACCATTCGCACCAGCGATCAGCTGCTCAAACTGATTGAATTTCTTGTTGGTTTCCTCTTTAGTGAGATTCCCCGTCGTGATCGAGAGCAGGAGCTTGTTTGCCTTCGATTTGTTCTCTTTCGAGAGCTGCTTGTAGCCGAGATTTTTCGACTTGAACTCACCGATGATGCGGTTGACTGACTCGTTCGACGTTGGGCCACCAGCGCTCGCATTGCTCGTGGCGTTTCCGGCGGTTGCATTCCCGCTCGCGTTCGTGCTGTTCGCGCCACCGGGACCACCGCCTCCGCCACCGTTCATCGCTGCGACTGGTGCGGGGAACGGCCCGCCACCGGACGCTTGATTGACGTTGTTGATGACGTACTGCGGGCGTTGTTTGATCGTGTCCGTAAGCCGAGTGCCCGATAACTGAGTATCAGTGTTCTGCTTGAACGCACGCGCGAGGATATCGACCTTATCGGGGTTCTTGCGAGCGGCTTCCTGAGCCGCGCCCTTGTTCATACCCATGACCTCGTTGACCCAGTTACGGAACTCCTGTTTCGTGACAGAATCACCGCCTCCGGCCTGTGCAGACCCATTTTGCTGCTGGGCGGCAACAGGTGATGCGGCGATAACGCCAGCGATCGTGCTCACTAACAGCACTCCGACGAGTACGAGAGCGACTGTGCGGCTAAATGGACTGTCCTGATTGGGTGAGGATGCTGAAAATTGCATAGTTGTGCGAAGGGCTTGATCGAGGGCGCTTACTCGCCGCCGCCCCCGCCGCCACCGCCGGTACACTGAGCGTCGAGGTTGATGTCGGTCGCCTGATCGGCGAGATCGACCAGTGCCGGGCCGATCACGAGGAACAGCACCCCGACGATGACACTCCCGACGAGAGCATTGCCCCAACTGTTCGTCCCACGCATGGGAATCATCTTCAGCACACCAGCGATGATAACCATCGAGACGATGATGGTCCCCGCTCCTTGCGTGATGAGCGAGTGAATGCTGCTCAGAAACGACAGCGGGCCGCTACTGCAACTGACCTGAGCGGCTGCGGGAGTGACGAATACCATCACCAGCCCCATCGAGAGCAGCGACATCCGCCGCTTGCGGGTACTCGTTGCTTTCTCGCCGAGATGTTCGAGGCCGATGAACGACCAGCTAGCGAGCGCCGCGTGGATCGGAACGTTCCGATAGGCGGCCTGCTTGAGCGATGCGCCCCGATCGTGAATGCCTGGAAGAACGTCTGACATAGTTGTTATTGGGCATCATCTCATCTGAGATGCCGTTATGATATCTCCCTTCCACATAAACAAAAGAAAATGCCAACATGTATTGAGAATGAGAAATAAAAGCATAATTATAACAAACCAGTAAATTCTGATATCATTTTATATCCTCAATACACGACGCTTTATTTACTCCTATATTCAGCAGAGAGGGAGGATATGGGAGATACCAATACCCTAGCTGAACCGGATGTCACACCACTGGCCGAGCAAAAAGAA
Proteins encoded in this region:
- a CDS encoding helix-hairpin-helix domain-containing protein, yielding MSDAANTDDQPADELNENVLVGLAADDDELSWRYKTALAPDSYKRHTDGDEVQGEYGEIDGEYYTQTLEIRDWPAIPAHGFFDRVVSFSMPKVDVTLSTHLTGEDEREADRNLAGAADSIKGRVKNLAKNKWIPDYFVEEAAEEYADVKRTQNTVSASEYGLYTSHTYIEVRAPDPDTLDTAIKQIRSRMQDVSADAKPLKYHSKLGYQTAAPACKDFMGGKTKMTGDGLSRLIPWTARNLIEPGGIELGINEDTGDPIVLDLQNRETGFNVGVWGTIGSGKTTTVTRLLSRLKMSNPDMPVVIIDPKQEFAGFTWLFDGDRVVIGSDTGINPLQIEETSAEKLAEIGEEAPYRNAIRRAMDFVRSFYDYQQIPFEDKQGTWRKAIQKAYRERGITSNPDTHHLDSPTFADDVFPIFLEMIRNPDKHVEDELDDVDLSKDELQKTANDIYQNDIGALKEDGEFAHLSQETSIPDLQEIDVLYLDLQNYESETTAGLMMGPLVTAVLELAKKSDEPMALAMDEFHYMLHNSSSLETLKQGYRHSRHSDLSMITATQSVEEFFTESDDGSGQQLTESASTLTNLMSVKIWHYLEEMDEDWAGEFDMSKAEQQYIDDASTGDPTAQALLQTQKKGSYRMDVNFSDKLNPREFAMNQYDPTEHGSDPLAYLDGYTDRTGRDVTEWSWAMPIESNEEQTETELADGRTVTTDVSDVDTMPGDGADSAHSANENTDESDASESDDGQESDGIASRLKDSVSGVVGGSGGSELDEVPELTDIHGTVSARMAGDLRKAGYESVLDVFEADNSALAEIEGIDSTKAGFIRRQAANTVGRSPSIVESPETTDGHEGDTANAGSGGESADDQSEEAQPSDASEDDESTNTAEHSPESTDSQPALIDIQEVGGDRADVLREAGFETVEDVAAASESGLTDVEGIGAARAETIIESASDLCSELPEATKADSTGDEE